A genomic segment from Sander vitreus isolate 19-12246 chromosome 3, sanVit1, whole genome shotgun sequence encodes:
- the tirap gene encoding toll/interleukin-1 receptor domain-containing adapter protein, whose amino-acid sequence MHGWIQKVLKSRASVSARREQEAKKSVSSVDSVTTSPSSTSSCASLSSSSSSSLETFPSKPQQPQSALSSLLRWSRKYDVLVCHSSVDSDIEEAVHLVSFLEASPCSLRCFLWQRDTCPGGAMSTELCQAVQNSHLRALLITPHFLQDDWCKYMMHQALAEGPMSNRIIPLVQNLSHSQYPQELRFYFYIDLSRNPDQGYALVNKTVLKYLKDLVKNEKTFDCSMDTNGLGGEGSPRKDNLMSKYFPTEASIPLEEIEKRDESFNDGDKGQVALN is encoded by the exons ATGCATG GCTGGATCCAGAAAGTCTTGAAATCAAGAGCATCTGTATCAGCGCGACGTGAACAAGAAGCAAAAAAGTCAGTGTCTTCTGTCGACAGCGTAACAACTTCACCTTCATCTACATCGTCATGTGCTTCTttgtcatcttcatcatcatcatcacttgAGACATTCCCTTCAAAACCACAACAGCCACAGTCTGCTCTGAGCTCACTGCTCAGATGGAGCCGAAAGTATGACGTGCTTGTGTGCCACAGCTCCGTGGACAGTGACATTGAAGAGGCTGTACACCTGGTCTCTTTTCTGGAGGCGTCGCCTTGTAGTCTAAGGTGCTTTCTATGGCAGAGGGACACCTGTCCAGGAGGTGCAATGTCCACAGAGTTATGCCAGGCTGTGCAAAACAGCCACTTAAGGGCTCTCCTTATCACTCCTCACTTCCTGCAGGATGATTGGTGCAAGTATATGATGCATCAGGCTCTGGCAGAGGGACCTATGTCCAATCGTATTATTCCCCTGGTTCAGAACCTGTCCCACTCTCAGTATCCTCAGGAACTGAGGTTCTACTTCTACATTGACCTGAGCAGAAATCCTGACCAAGGTTATGCTCTCGTCAACAAGACTGTTCTCAAGT ACCTGAAAGACCTGGTTAAAAATGAGAAGACATTTGATTGCAGCATGGACACCAATGGTCTAGGTGGAGAAGGCAGCCCAAGAAAAGACAACCTGATGTCAAAGTATTTCCCCACTGAGGCTTCAATACCGCTGGAAGAGATAGAGAAGAGAGATGAAAGCTTCAATGACGGAGATAAAGGGCAAGTGGCTCTGAATTGA